A section of the Pygocentrus nattereri isolate fPygNat1 chromosome 18, fPygNat1.pri, whole genome shotgun sequence genome encodes:
- the ccl19b gene encoding C-C motif chemokine 19b: MVNNSKMAHTTALLLLLLVFCGWCYAGAEGEDCCLSTLDKTIPHRLVKSFYLQTADMGCRVLATVFVTRKDKKLCAPLPTKSVWVRTLTDRLKKKTQRKSKGKKQ; the protein is encoded by the exons ATGGTCAATAACAGCAAGATGGCACATACAACTGCTTTACTGCTGCTGCTCTTGGTCTTTTGCGGCTGGTGCTACGCAGGAG CTGAAGGAGAAGACTGCTGTTTGTCCACTCTGGACAAAACCATCCCACACAGACTGGTGAAGTCTTTCTACTTGCAGACAGCAGACATGGGCTGCAGAGTTCTAGCCACAGT GTTTGTCACGAGAAAGGACAAAAAACTCTGTGCACCTCTTCCGACAAAAAGTGTCTGGGTTAGAACCCTGACTGATAGGCTTAAGAAAAAAACCCAAAGGAAATCCAAAG GTAAGAAGCAGTAG